A part of Aegilops tauschii subsp. strangulata cultivar AL8/78 chromosome 2, Aet v6.0, whole genome shotgun sequence genomic DNA contains:
- the LOC109753274 gene encoding kinesin-like protein KIN-7F: MGAIGGDEMAQWDNVDGGEVVNGTAGKLEKILVSVRLRPLSDKEVARGDPSEWECISDTTVIARSAFPDRPTAPTAYSFDRVFRSDCDTKEVYEQGAKEVALSVVSGINSSIFAYGQTSSGKTYTMTGITECTVSDIYAYIGRHEERAFVLKFSAIEIYNEVVRDLLSSESTSLRLWDDAEKGTYVENLKEVILRDWNHLKELISVCEAQRRTGETYLNENSSRSHQILKLTIESSAREFLGKDKSTTLAASVNFVDLAGSERASQALSAGARLKEGCHINRSLLTLGTVIRKLSKVRNGHIPYRDSKLTRILQPSLGGNARTAIICTMSPARSYMEQSRNTLLFASCAKEVVTNAQVNVVMSDKALVKHLQRELARLESELRCPATYSSLEALVKEKDNHIRKMEKEIKELKVQRDLAQSRLQDLLQVVGDNHVSKRPLASGRNFTFDVPQPCEDQISTTESSEVVDNVQNFRFQGRRAAQREVGSQQSENNVQFATPLSYSVSSPPFSGMPPTTSRDDVYQISNEDSDDVCKEVRCIETNETEGKNGLDSSAIGSNILQDSNVGASTHGNDDSRHGDVSTVTLEQHLETVRKPFANLVEDLGSSTRNPSRSRGIVRSRSCRSLMGSTLFENLEKDDCTPPSRRFMDFPGRPEGGQRRGSALNFDAESETLSRAGSMLSEITTTRGGPKANGSIAGDTEFTGIGEFVAELKEMAQYQKQLGGQYVNGEIAEGTVRSVGLDPIMDALQSPSRWPLEFERKQQEIIDLWHACYASLVHRTYFFLLFKGDPADSIYMEVEIRRLSFLKDTYGNGGMESKVVAGSPNTSLVSSARKLQREREMLCRQMQKRLSIEERESMYTKWGVSLSSKRRRLQVARRLWTETKNLEHVRESASLVARLIGLLEPGKALREMFGLSFAPQQFSRRSHNSWRYGRSSLD; the protein is encoded by the exons ATGGGGGCGATTGGGGGCGACGAGATGGCGCAGTGGGATAATGTGGACGGAGGCGAGGTGGTCAATGGCACCGCCGGGAAGCTGGAGAAGATACTGGTTTCGGTGAGGCTCAGGCCGCTGAGCGACAAGGAGGTTGCGCGCGGGGATCCGTCCGAGTGGGAGTGCATCAGCGACACCACCGTCATCGCCCGGAGCGCCTTCCCGGACCGGCCAACGGCTCCGACTGCCTACTCCTTTG ACAGGGTATTCCGTTCTGACTGCGATACCAAAGAAGTGTACGAGCAAGGGGCCAAGGAGGTTGCCCTCTCTGTAGTTAGTGGCATCAACT CCAGTATCTTTGCATATGGTCAAACAAGTAGTGGGAAGACATACACCATGACTGGAATAACGGAATGTACAGTATCAGATATTTATGCTTACATTGGCCGG CACGAGGAGAGAGCATTTGTGTTGAAATTCTCTGCAATAGAAATATATAACGAAGTTGTAAGGGATCTTCTTAGTTCAGAAAGCACTTCTCTTAGACTTTGGGATGACGCAGAG AAGGGGACTTATGTAGAGAACCTTAAAGAGGTGATACTGAGGGACTGGAACCACCTCAAGGAACTTATTTCTGTGTGTGAAG CTCAAAGGAGAACTGGAGAGACATACTTAAACGAAAACAGCTCCAGATCGCATCAAATCCTTAAATTG ACTATCGAAAGTTCTGCTCGTGAATTCTTGGGTAAGGACAAGTCAACGACACTTGCGGCCAGTGTG AACTTTGTTGATTTGGCAGGAAGTGAACGTGCATCTCAGGCACTGTCAGCTGGTGCTAGGCTGAAGGAAGGTTGTCATATTAATAGAAGTTTACTTACCCTAGGAACTGTCATTCGTAAGCTAAG CAAGGTAAGAAATGGACACATACCATATCGGGATTCAAAGCTCACACGCATATTACAACCTTCTCTGGGAGGTAATGCAAGGACTGCAATTATTTGCACAATGAGCCCAGCCCGAAGCTACATGGAGCAATCAAGAAATACCCTGCTATTTGCAAGCTGTGCAAAGGAAGTAGTTACAAATGCGCAGGTTAATGTAGTCATGTCTGATAAAGCCCTAGTTAAGCATTTACAAAGAGAACTTGCCAGGTTAGAGAGTGAACTGCGATGTCCAGCTACCTATTCAAGTCTTGAAGCATTGGTTAAGGAAAAAGATAATCACATCCGAAAG ATGGAGAAAGAAATTAAGGAATTGAAGGTACAGCGTGATCTGGCTCAATCTAGGCTACAGGATTTGCTCCAGGTTGTTGGAGATAACCATGTTTCAAAGCGTCCCCTG GCTTCTGGGAGGAACTTCACCTTTGATGTGCCCCAGCCATGTGAAGATCAGATATCAACAACCGAATCATCAGAAGTAGTTGACAATGTACAAAACTTCAGGTTCCAAGGACGCCGCGCAGCACAAAGGGAAGTTGGGTCTCAACAGTCTGAAAATAATGTGCAGTTTGCTACCCCATTGAGTTATTCAGTCAGCAGTCCTCCATTCAGTGGGATGCCCCCAACCACCAGCAGAGATGACGTTTATCAGATATCAAATGAGGATTCAGACGATGTTTGCAAAGAAGTACGGTGCATAGAGACCAATGAAACAGAAGGAAAAAATGGTCTGGACTCGTCAGCTATTGGGAGCAATATCTTGCAAGATTCTAATGTGGGTGCTAGCACACATGGAAATGATGACTCTAGACACGGCGATGTATCTACTGTTACCCTGGAGCAACATCTAGAGACTGTCAGAAAACCTTTTGCCAATCTTGTCGAAGATCTAGGGTCTTCAACACGAAACCCATCTAGATCTAGAGGAATTGTGAGAAGTAGGAGCTGTAGGTCTCTGATGGGCTCTACTCTGTTTGAAAACCTGGAGAAGGATGATTGCACACCACCGAGCCGAAGATTCATGGACTTCCCTGGGAGACCCGAAGGGGGTCAAAGAAGGGGCTCTGCGCTGAACTTTGATGCAGAGAGTGAAACTCTGTCACGGGCAGGGTCAATGCTTTCTGAAATTACTACTACGAGGGGTGGACCCAAGGCAAACGGTTCTATTGCAGGCGACACAGAATTTACCGGCATAGGTGAATTTGTTGCTGAACTGAAAGAAATGGCTCAGTATCAGAAGCAACTCGGGGGTCAG TATGTTAACGGAGAAATAGCAGAAGGAACTGTCAGGAGCGTTGGACTAGATCCAATCATGGATGCCTTGCAATCACCTTCGCGATGGCCACTGGAATTTGAGAGGAAACAGCAAGAGATCATTGACCTTTGGCATGCATGCTATGCTTCATTGGTTCACAGAACCTACTTTTTCTTGTTGTTTAAAGGAGATCCAGCCGACTCCATCTACATGGAAGTGGAGATAAGGAGGCTATCTTTCCTTAAAGACACCTATGGCAATGGTGGCATGGAAAGCAAAGTCGTGGCTGGTAGCCCGAACACTTCTCTGGTTTCAAG TGCCAGGAAGTTGCAACGTGAGAGGGAGATGCTCTGCAGGCAAATGCAGAAGCGGCTCTCGATCGAGGAAAGAGAGAGCATGTACACCAAATGGGGAGTTTCGCTGTCCTCCAAGAGGAGAAGGCTTCAGGTGGCACGTCGCCTTTGGACCGAAACCAAAAACCTCGAGCATGTCAGGGAGAGCGCTTCCCTTGTCGCCCGATTGATCGGCCTCCTGGAGCCAGGAAAGGCGCTGAGGGAGATGTTTGGGCTAAGCTTCGCGCCGCAGCAGTTCAGCCGACGATCCCACAATAGCTGGAGATATGGCCGTTCTTCTCTGGACTGA